The genomic window CGACCAGATCGTGACCGACGACGGGCTCGACCCGGACACCGTCGACGCACTCGCCGAGAGCGGACCCGAGCTGCTGCTGGCCACCACCTGACCATCCCCACCGGCACCGGGTCGATCGTCCCGCGTGCACACCGAGAGGAACCACCATGACGCTCGTCTCCACCGCCGCGCTCCTCGACGCGCAGCGCGCCGTCCTCGCCTTCAACGTCATCCAGCTCGAACACGGCGAGGCCATCCTCCGCGGCGCCGAGCTCGCGGGCCGGGGTGTGATCCTGCAGGTGTCCGAGAACGCGGCGAGGTACCACGGCGGCCTCGCGCCGATCGGGCTCGCGAGTCTGGAGCTCGCCCGCGAGGCCGGCACCGCGACCGCCGTGCACCTCGACCACGCCGAGGACGAGACGCTCGTCGACGAGGCGGTGCGTCTCGGTTTCACCTCGGTCATGTTCGACGCGGCCACCCTCCCCGACGAGGAGAACCGCGAGCGCACCGCAATGGTCGCCCGCGCGGCTCAGGCACAGGGCGTGTGGGTCGAGGCGGAACTCGGGGCGATCGGCGGGAAGGGGGGCGCACACACGCCCGGCGTCCGGACCGACCCCGGTGAGGCTGCGGCGTTCGTCGCGGGCACCGGCGTCGACGGCCTCGCGGTCGCGGTCGGCAGCTCGCACGCGATGACGTCGCGGAGCGCGACCCTGGACTTCGGCCTCATCCGCGAACTCGCGTCGGCCGTCCCCGTCCCGCTCGTCCTGCACGGTTCGAGCGGCGTGAGCGACGAGGACCTCGTGCGGGCGGTGGACGCGGGCATGCGCAAGATCAACATCTCGACCCACATCAACGGCGTCTTCACCCGAGCCGTCCGTGA from Plantibacter flavus includes these protein-coding regions:
- a CDS encoding class II fructose-bisphosphate aldolase, translated to MTLVSTAALLDAQRAVLAFNVIQLEHGEAILRGAELAGRGVILQVSENAARYHGGLAPIGLASLELAREAGTATAVHLDHAEDETLVDEAVRLGFTSVMFDAATLPDEENRERTAMVARAAQAQGVWVEAELGAIGGKGGAHTPGVRTDPGEAAAFVAGTGVDGLAVAVGSSHAMTSRSATLDFGLIRELASAVPVPLVLHGSSGVSDEDLVRAVDAGMRKINISTHINGVFTRAVREHLDATPSLVDPRKYLGPARDAVAAEVARLLTLVA